AATTTCCTACAATAACTTTCTGATCATGTCATGTTTCCATTGAAGAGTATTCACACAAATAAGTCTATTACAACACAATGTGTCCATTTGATCTTTTGAACATTAAATACACATACAGCTGATATGAATCTCAGCTGTGAATCCAGTTTATAATATCcatggacaaagaaaataataaaactattttaataTCTTCCTGTCCGGCAAATACTTTCTCAAGGAGCTTCCCTTGAGTTTGATGTTGTTTCACATACTTTAACACACTCTGGGTAAGTGGGCACCGGTGGGTTGGGGTCCAGATCCATGAATCagataaatatattgtaatTAATCTATATCTGAGATGTAATAACGTGTTGGTTTCGCCCTACAGCTGTTGCGGGTTGTTTTAACCCGTTTTGTGCGTTGAGGTTGAGGACAAACGTGTCAATGAAGGCTTCACTACCAACATGCAGCCCCACCAGTGTGGAGAGTCCTATTTGCACAATCtctaattattttagcattTCATTCGAATTTATTGCACAATGTAAAACCCTTTGACTCTTTCACCAcagtaaatttaaataattcttacaCACATGTGTTTTGTCAGTGGATTTTCTAAACAAAACGATTCTGTTCTATTTATAGACATTGAATTCAAAATAAGTTGTACATGTAATCCACTCCAgatatcttcatatctgagaaTTCATATCTATAGTTCATTAACTACATATTACATTTGTaattcatttacatacagttaCTGTTATGGAAACATCTTGTATCTTCaagtggcaactttacaggagaagaaaaatacttcaacttaactttttttcacttttaatttgaagttattttggagaatttttttagaaatgcttcttctcctctctaATTGCCATTTTAAAGATCTGAGATGTTTTCCATGACGGCAACGGTATGTAAATGAATCACAATTGAAATATGTAGTTAATCAAACAAGTACCTCTAACCAAACTTCCTCCCATTAAGAATGTCTTATCACCTATTTTAACACACTTTTTGTCTTAATGATGTACCGGATGGCGTGCCTCTTTACACCTCTTCATTCTTCACACCTCTTCACTCTTCACAACACTCACAATGTTTCTGTCatcagctgctgttgtttttcttggCCGACTTGTTTGATGTCTGGTTGTTGGTTCGCCGCTGCTCTGTATCTTTTTCAGGACATTCCAAACTGCTGTACTGTCTCTGCCTCAAGCTCGTGCAAAGTTCTGCTCAAATTTCTCAGCTTCCAAATGACCTAATCATCAGGCACATATTTTAAACAGCCATCACATGAACTGGCACATTTTTTACAGCCGACACAGCAAACAACACATCTGAAAGAACCAGACACACAACTGGCTCCttctaaagcagctggcacaccaaccagaacATCCTGAAATCAGCTAGCACATCTTTCAGCAGCCGGTTCACCAACAAGCTTGTCCTAATGCTACTGCCTCACCAATCGGCACATCATAAAGcaaccggcacatcttaaagtAGCCAGCACACAAACCAGCCCATCCTAAAGCCACTGGttcaccaaacagcacatcaagtcaagtcaagtgtgttttattgtcatttcagctacatacagagtacacagtgaaacgaaacaacgttcctacaggaccatggtgcaacatagacagtgcatacaaaacacaagagcaacacaatacaagtgcggacagacaacacaacacagtactgacagagaataataaatagttaggggtagtgtgcaaattatgcagtgtgtaataaatattgagtccagtgaggtagtaaagttatttgtgcaaaatgctttgtgcaaaaaaatgcttcccattttatctagGGTAAAtgtttggagagagagagagagagagagagagagagagagagagtgtgcatggaacagaaaaaaaaaacatcagttcagtctctggagttgagaagtctgatggcttgggggaagaagctattgcagagtctggtcgtgttggaccagatgctgcggtaccttcttcccgATGGCAGGaggtctgtgtgaagggtgggtggagtcatccaaaatgctggttgctttgcggatgcagcgggcagtgtaaatgtccatgacggaggggagagagactccgatgatcctctcggctgccctcacaatgcgttggagggtcttgcggtcagaggctgtgcaggtcccaaaccaggcagtgatgcagctgctcaggatgctctctatggtccctctatagaagagggtgaggatgggtggagggagacaggcctttctcagcttccagaGGAAGTAGAAACGCTGCTGGGGATCCTAAGGTAGCTAGGACAGCAACCAGCACATCTTATAAAACCCAATATAAGGCACATCTTAAAGAACATCAATCGGCACATCTTTAAAAAcccggcacaccaaccggcacatcttatGGATCAAAGCACACCAATCCGCACATCTGAAAACAGCCAGCACTTCAACCAGCATGTCTTAAAGCAGCCAGCGCACCAAACAGCATATCTTAAAAAGCCAGGCACACTAATCggcacatttaaaaaaactcaGCACACCAACCTGCACATCTCATGGAACATGGCACACCAATCTGAAACATCTGAAAACATCTTGAAGTTGCCAGCACACCAATTGACTCATCTTAAAGAACCTGACATCTTAAATCAGCTGGTACACTAATCTGCATAACTTAAAGCAGGCAGACCatcaaccagcacatcctaaactaGCCACAACACCATCCAAGATTGTTCAATAGCAGCTAGCACACAACACCTCATAAAGCCACCAGTACACCAATCACCACATTAGTGTACTGGCTGCTGTGCGAGGTGCCAGGTGGTGTGCTGGCTTCTTTAagatgtgccagttggtgtgtTAGCTGCTCTAGTTTTGGCGCCCGGCTGCTTTTGGATGTGCTGGCTGTTTAATGATGTGCTGACTGATTGAAAATGGGTTGGTTGGTGTGATGGCTGTTTAGGTTGTTGTAGGTGGTGTGttggctgctttaagatgtgccagCTGGTAGTGTTGTAGTACTCGAATCCGGTCTTCGTCTCCAGGCTGGTTTTAAACCAACACATTTTAAATCATCCAGCACACCACCGTTTTAGGATGTGTTGGTTTGTGTGTCGGCTGCTGTTAGATGTGCCAGGTGCTGTtctggctgctttaagatgtggcAGCTGGTAGGGTTGTAATACTCAAGTATCGGTTCTAGCAGTCTTGACTACAACACTACCGGCCGGTGTGTCGGCTTCCTATGGATGCAGGGCTGAAGTGCCGACTGACACTCGGCAGCTGGGTAATGTGCTGGCTGGTGTGCTGGATAAACCACCACATCGAGCAGTAGTTGCTACACCTACTGGAGCTATGGTCAATCTCTTGTTCTTGCTGGGTTTTGAGAAGATAACCAAACCAGCTAGTAGCAGCCTCCTCAAATAAGCCATGCAttccctgctgaaaaacatcctggccagctcaagctggttgaccaattTAGATATTGACCAGCACagattatgtttttgtttgtctgatggttagctggtctacaagcatgatcaactgGACCAAGCCAGACTAAAcagaagctggtcttgagctggattttgaCAAGCATGCAGGGTCTTGCTATGACTGTCTTTCAACAATTGATTTGAACAATTGAACAATGGATTTACTGGTTAGTTCCTCAAATATGATTAAAGTATCAGTACTTTTCTTGAGTATTTCTGTCACTTGGTACTTGTATGTTTCCTCTCTGCATTTCACATAATTTTCTACTCACTAAATATTCAAAACTGGtttattactttaaaaaaatTTAACAGCTAATCGAGTGCTGCTGTTAGTGAAGCTGAATCCGTAAAAGCTTTGGTTCATGTGAACCGTAagcaggtaaaggtgcacgtatttgtcattgtagagtgtacagcaaaatgtgtcctccacatttaacccatctgtggtagtgaacacacacacacactagtgaactaggggcagtgagtacacacacacccagagaggtgggcagccaactccagcacctggggagcagagagggcccaacagtggcagctgttattaatagcccggcgctctaaccgctgagccaccactgccaccactgCCAATCAATGCTGAGCTTCAGTTCTATAATCTGATCAAGTATCTTGAGAACTATTTAAGtatttaatgatataataatgagCTGCACTGACAGATATGAGCCTCTAACTCTACTGTTAAACGTAAACAAGTTAGCTGAATCTGACAGCCGGGAAAACCACAATGTAAACGTAAAggtaaaggtatctttgaatttttagcctattcaaacaagctgaggtttttcttgggtaaatagcaaagcacatttgtaagtcgctctggagaaaatgccttaaatgtaaatgtttaatcTACTGTTGTTCTCGCTGCTATACTCAGTGTACTTAAAGGCATCTGCACATACACtttatgtacaaatgtttgtggacaccccctctaatgaatgcattcagctactttatgttgcactctttgctgacacagatgggaaagtgtacacacacacacacacagcttgtctagtccccacAGAGAAGCAATGCTAATaggataggactctctggagcagataaacacaaacttCTTGGCcttgtgcctaatgccaggcatgggctagaggggtataaagccaccctgCATTTAGGCttggatcagtggaactgtgttttctggaatgatgatgctatatccaatacttttgagatgaggtgagttggtggtcatccaacatcctgacctcactaacgttcttgatgctgaatgcaatgaagacctcacagcaatgctcaaaaaaTATGTAGAAAATGTGTAGAAATTCTTtcccggacagtagagacagttattccaacagaagaaaccatgaatgagcaggtgtcccaatacttttgtctatatggtGTAGCTAGCAAACAGTGTTTGATACTGAATGCCGATTAGTTTCACCAGCTCAGTAGAGTTAAGTAATCAGTCCTATGAGGTGGGAATTTACTTCAATATTTTGTAACTGGAACACTTGTACTCTTACTTAAGCATGGGATTTGTGTACTTCTGCCACCTTTGAGCATGACCTATTCAACCCTGGTTGTGACTTTTTCAGGGGGTCAATTAATACAACATATTACTGTAGAATGGGGATGTCTTGAAGCAGCAACAGCTTGACCACAAATCAGTATAGACACACCGAAGGAATCTAAAGAGTGCAGACGTGTGTAGCACATCCACATTGCCTCAGGAAGCAGCATCAGTACAAGAACTGTTCATCAGGGCGTCATGGATTGGATTGTTGTGCTGCTATGAAGTTTGGAGCAGGAGGAATAACAGTCTGGGGACTGTTTATAGTTTGGACCGGGGGAAACAAATCTTCAGCCAGTGTTGAGCATAAAAGAAATGAAGTACTGAGAGATAGTCAGGGTACAGACTTCAGATAAAAAGGCAGTTGCTTTTTTATTGTACACTGTGTAGAAAACAGCCGCTTTGGAAGTtgctgctaaagcatgagtagatcAATACAATGAGCCATGTCTTTGACTCATAATCCCCAGTGTTGGACACGCTCATGAGTGATATGCTTAGCATTTCCCATAACCCTAAAGTACTCTTCCGCTTCAAAGAACAGTTATTGTGAAAAATGGTGCCTAAATAGTACTTATTCTGCCTAACTGTGACTAAAGCATACAGCACTAGAAGAACTGCTTGCTTCCAACTTTCTGCCAACAGTTTTGGAAAGACTGTTTCCCGTTCCAGCATGTTGCTGTCCCCATACACCAAGCAAGGTTAATAAAGAAATGGTTTTGCTGAGGGGAAGAATCTGGctggcctgcacagagccctgacctcaactcCATCAAACACCTCTGGGCTGAATTGGAATGCAGACCATCCGGCCGTCGTCCAACATTAGTGCTCAACCTCACTGAAGCTCTTGCGGTTGAGTTGGAGCAAATCCCTGGAGCTATGTTCTAAAATCTAATGGGTAGCTTACCTAAAAGAGTAGATGCTATTAGTACACTCAAGGTGGGACCAACCATGGAGATGATGGTTGCCTGTCCACATTTTATTGTCATAGTGCTGCAACTGCCGCAGTCAGAAATTCTGAATACTTTTACTAGTGGTCACTGTACATATAATATGAACATCTATCTCTTTCAATCAATCAAAAGATTTGTAGAGGAGATGTTCTGTGTATGAACAGCATTTCTGCTGTCACTGCATGAGCGTATAAGTTGTTGACCTCTAAACGAGAGGGTCCACTCCATTATGCTTGCCAGTCCATGAAACTGACCTCAAGCATGTTTAAAGGTTCTTGTGTACACAAACTGGATGTGATTAAGCAGCGATGATGCCACACTTTACTTTCATCACACCTATAGTTGTTGTAAAAGATGTCTGGTGGTTGTCAGACCTTTAAATTCTTGTATGACAACTTGTATGAGTTCAATACTTTTAATGCAATCATGAGATAATCCATCGAGTTCACCTAAGTAATTCAGAAGATGCACATATTTACGCCCCTTTGAATCAGTCCGTCAGTATAAAGGATTTAGCGTGGCTGTGAATTAAAGGCTTTACTCGTCTCCAAAGTTGTCTTCAGGGGATTGGGTgggtttagagttagggttgaTCATCTTGTTTGCAGTAAATGGATCAATCCTAAATGAGCATTACTGATCTCATTGAGTAAGAAGATAGCGTGTAGGCTAATGGAGCACGGAGAACAAAGAGCATTTGCATGTTTTGGTTCATTCAAAaccaaaaagaaatcagttCTGTATTAGAAGTCTGTATTGCATGGCGACTGACACTAGCTATGTTTTGGTTGGCATGTTCTATGTATTTAACGCTATTTTGTGGAAATGATCGTCTCTGAAAGTTTAAACCTTTGCATCAAGGTCAAGATCTGTAAGAACATGTCCAGTGTCCATATGTACTGTAAGCAAAgcaaaaaaagatatatattaaGTCTCTATTTATTTGggtggtccattgtagatgcctcgtAGATGTTCGCCTGACCTTCAACTAAATATcaattaaatgcaactgaactcatagttgaatgtaaatgattctTTATGTAATCTAAGCCTAcacctgaccctaaccttaaatggAACCCCTATCATTTACATTTGCAGCTGTACTTAATGAACAAACATTCAGTTAAATGTTAGTTAGGCATCTGCAATGGatcatccaagtaaagtgttaccCAACACTCTCAATACAGGAATGTTGTTTTCTGGCCATGAGGGTACACGCATTAGTCAACCATGCAGCCTTAATGTAAAGACGGAATAAGCACTTCTGGGAAAATGGAGGGCCTAATGACATTGAGGCGCACTTTTAGATTCCGTAATCAATACAGTACAAACGTGGAGCCCAAAAACCCTTGTGGTTTCTTTTGCATGCTAAAATAGCTGAAACCATCATAAAGTACCATCATAGAAGGTATTGTCTACTTCGTACACAGGCCTCGCATGAACGAAAAACATCTGCACATTCTTATAGGAGGAGGTAAACTTTAGCTGAAGCATGAACTATTGCAGGCATGTGACTTGTCACTAATTTGAAGTGTTGTGACGTCTCCAGCAGCAAGTCAGCTGAGACCTGGGTGAGAGATAAATGATGAAAGACACCAGTGGAAGTGAAGCAGAAAGGACAGTTTATTGTACCCAGTACAGATTATAAACTTAGCAGTGTAAAGGTACACGTTGTGAAGGAAGAAGGTGAAGCCTATACAAGTGCAAGACTACCCTTATagagtggtggaggtggtgatcAACAAGCCCCTCGGTTCAATGAGAAagcttcatatatatataagattagATCTCATTACAAGGTGCTGTCCTCTGACCCAGCAGGAAGGGTGTCCAGTGTGCACTGGTTCTGCAACGACTGCACCACAGGCATCcagattttttaaacaaacacgTTTTAGGCAATACTATACAGCAGATACAATAAAATCCAACCAATGCAGACtttgcaaaaatatatatttatagaagttcctcttttccaaaaaaaacaaacaaaacaaaaaaagtaaaaaaaaaaataaaaaaaataattaaaaaaaaaaaaaaagcagaaaactaATTTCTTCCTTGTCCAGCATAAAGCGATATGTTAGCTGACAATTGCCAGTTGAGTACACCATGCAAAAGGAAGCAGTGGTCTTTTGTCAACTTTAAACTGGCAGTAAAGAGTCCAGGAGAAGGTGTTTTCACCTTATTGCATGCAAAGCCCTGGGCTTTCCTGCCACCGTGGTGCATTTTAAAAACGATCAATGAATGAGTGCCAAAGAAACATAAgccaaaaataatacaaaacagACTACAAACGCTGACCCTTAAATACGTTTTTTTACGCAGTCAGAGGAGGGAACCCTCCTGAAATGTTGTCTAGTGCATcccttttaaatattgtttaataCCTCACAGTACCAAATTTAGCTCCTCAGGGAGTGATGAAAGCATACGGAATTACAAATGGGTTAACAGTCCCTGTAATCTGATAGTGTCCTTAAGAGTGCCACTGGTTTAGCTTTATTACAGATAAACAAATTGAGTTATCtagcgcagagagagagagagaaaaaaaatgatacAAAACAATCCCACAACACTTAAAAGCTTCAAttaccaacccccccccccaaaaaagttcTGTAGGAATTTGACAGGTTTGAAGCAGTCCTGCGTTCAACTGAACaaaactgttgtataaaagccAGCTCTCTAAACAAGTCGAAACAACttgaaagaaaggaaagaagaaaaaaaaagaaacagatggGTTATTCTTATTTCTCCTCGGCAAAATAAAGCCCTTTTTGAATTCTTACAGATATCTAGATTTGGAGGCAACACACAACTATCAGGGCCCAAAAGGCAGCTAATAAATAGTGCTGGGTTTAGATTTTTAGGACACCTTTTAatattgtcaaaaaaaaaaaaaaaaaatccagattgTCAAAACAGAATTGCTACAATTCTTTTCAGCCTGCACAGAGAGACCTGTGAGGCCTTCGGCACTCTTTGGCTCCTGGCTCCGCATCTTCTGTGACAACCAACACCCATCTACCACAAGGCAGGTCGAGCCACAGGAGTCCAGGCACCCCTCACTTCCCTGTCACCTTCTCATGGGTTAAAACCAGAGACCAGGTGGTTTGCAGATTTCTCCtcactcattattattatttttttgttatttttgggGGAGGGCTAATCTGTAAATGCACAGTAGGGAAGGAGAAGTTGAGGCAGTGGGGACAGACATGTTTCAGTCTGCTTAGCAGTTCAGGTTCTGTATTGGGGATGAGAGTCAGTACACATAGCCATCAGGGAAAGGCATTCCAGTTACGCTCTGCTCTCCTGCATCGACCAAGTAAGGGGCTCCCTCATCATAGTGAGTCAGGGGTAGCGTGTCGTCGTCCACGCCAGGCAGGCCATCAGGATCTACCTTAAGGTTGGGCCTCTGGTTGTCTGGAAAGGCCATGGAGAAGAGGGCCTCAGGGTCGCACACAAACTTGTAAACATACCTCTCCCCAGCAAcctagaagagagagagagagggggggggggtgggaggTTAGAAACTGAACATTTTCTGCCTTTTTTATAGTTCAAATTATGTAAGTGTGAGTGGACCCTTAAGGAAAGTAAACCTGAACCTGCCTTTACCTTCTGCATGATTCCCTTCTCATAGTAGTAGCGCAGGGAACGACTCAGTTTGTCGTAATTCATGGCTGGCCTATTTTTCTGAATGCCCCAACGTCGagccacctgaaacacaaccaGTCAGATATCATTGAACATGATTTCCGAACCTCAGATGACGGATCTGTACAATGTGGACCACCTTTGTCAAATGACGTATTAATAAGACTGACCTCTTCTGGTTCAATGAGTTTGAACTCCATTCCACGTCCTGTCCAAGCAATAAAATGACCATTCGCTGGATCATCAAGGAGGGTAACCAGAAACTGCCAGAGCTGGAGAGAGCCACGGCGTTGGTAAGGTGGGCCGTCCCGATACACAGAAGGCTCCTGCTTTACTTTACCTGTTTGAAGAGAATAATGAAGATGACCATCTGTCAAATACATGAAAGAGAAAGCACCTGCAGGGCATCCTAGCTGCTCCAAATATGCATTCAAAGAGAACTCTACTTCACTCTGTGAGGGAAGAACACATGAAAAGATCTGAAAGATCCTTCACTTGAtataaaggtgtttttttttttttacattcttcACCCTCACAAACCTTGAAGCACCTTTAGGCTCATAGGCctaaatatatttacaaatatttgGATTTACCCTCccgccattaaaaaaaaaaaaaaaaaaatctgtccaCACAGACAAAACCCTTGCACGAGCATGCTAGCCTCATATGGGGCGACAGTAATGACACACTACTCCCTGTGTATTGTACTAAGCAAGTCACAGAATTACAGATTCTAAGTCTAAATGATATATTCGTAATAGAAAAAGTCAACTTTTTTCATGTGTTTACTGCATGTAGACATTGTAGTTCTATGTCTTATGTAGTTCACTACATCGAGAGTAAAGAGGttttctggctgaatctcaaatacaTGCACAGGTTGTGACTTTTTATTAAGCTCTATTTTGTCCGTTCATACAACACAGAAAAATCTCCACCTTGGAATGTGTGTACAAAAAGCTTAATTTCACggtttcactttttttttttttttttttttttttttaaagatacaaCCTTAAGTAATTTAGGCACATTAGGGGGTTTTACCTTCAAGCCGCTCTGGAACCACACATGTGTCATCATAATACAGGTGCTGATCTCGGTCAaatgaaaaacctttaaaaaaaaaaaaaaaatttaattatattaataatattaattattaatttaaatggTACATAAGAATACATATGAACGTAAATAATAAACCGCATAAAACATTTTGGTGGTAAAATATATACACTTACTTTCATGGTTTTGGTAAAAGCTAGCTGCTCTCCCAAATGAAGATTGACAGTTAGGCACTTctgaaaaacaaagcaaaatgacactattaaatgttaaataaataaatcataaaatacaatacaggAACTCAAATACATAGATCTAGAATCATATGTCCATTGAATGTTTTCATACATGCTCCTGAAACTTTGTTTGTATAAACTGGATATTGAATTGGTGCATTTATGACCAGCTCAGGAATATGGAGGAGTTCCGATTCAATCAACCTGAAGCTTATGAAACAGACACAGGCGCAACAGCTGGGCTGCAAACGCCCAGCCCACACATCTGGCTGCACAAGCTAAGCCCAGATCAATGCAGCAATTGCACATGCAATATCAGCCACATGTCTACTGAGACAGCAAAACAGGATTAGTCCGTACGCCCCTGAATCATGACCCTCAACAAGGTGCTGCTGAATCCCATCTCTGAATCTCAAGCCACTCTGCTGCAAGGGCACACAATGTCACTACTGATTTCTGTCTTAAATTGGACGAGTGAATGCGACTGCCATTCTTAGATTAAGGAAATGCATCATCTGGTCGGCTGCTGGACAGATGAAAAGGCACTGCAACTGTGCCcaactaaccacaagctaaggCCCCATGTGCGTATTTATAGGCAGCAGGCTAAGAGGATTTGAAATTACATCACTGCCCAGCAAATACACAGAACCAGAGAGATAGTAGGACTTTTAGTAGGAGTAGGAGTCTGAAATGGGGTAAATGTGTGAATGTCAACATTAGAACAGCTGGATGTGTGGGTGTTCCAGAAAGTCTCAGATGTACTGTGAAGAACTTTTTAATTCACTCTATTCAAGTAGAGAATACAGAGAGATGTAGTTAAAGTTGTGAGAACTGCTGCACAAGTTCTTTAGGTTAACAGAAGTTTCACAAATGTCTTTATGCTTTCTGGCCTTCAAGCACAAACGCAGGTGAAAAACACTCCACTTAAGGAATCTCTGGAAGTGTGAAGAATGCAGCCACGTCAGACTGTGCTTTATCCAGGCAAGAGGTTGAAGAGTGTGAACATTTGTCTGCACCTCACCAGGCACTGCTAAAACTCACAGATTCATGCAAGTACACAGAAGATTCCATGCCTTCTGCCTAGCccatttgcagaaaagctagcCATTACTGCCAGACTAGGTCTGGACAGGgcctctgttcttctctttaaAAACAGCAGGCAATTAATAGTGCTTACCAGAATCGAAGCAGAAGTCTCTTGGCTCTTGCTTGATGGCCATAGGGTGGAAGGCAGCCTGAAGAGGGCCCATGTTGGGCACCCCCTGCTCAGCATAGCGAGGGTCCAACAGCTCCTGTTTAAAGCCCTGAGGATGCACAGGAACCAGTGGCTCTGACATCTGCCGATGATACGGTGGCCGTCCATCTCTGGATGAAGTGCTTTGTGCCTGGTGAATGAAGTTTGGTCTTCCTTGGGTCTCAGAAGGTGGAAATGGCAAACAGGGTTCGGAAAGCTGCCGCTGAAACCTTCAAaataggggggaaaaaaataaatgaacacatacatttaatataaaagtcaaaatctgcaaaaaattattttgtaaaatcataataaataaacaaaacagcttCCAAGCAAACAAGACAGAAAGCAATAGTTCACCACAGGCCAAGTTCAAACTACAGGTTTGCTCACTGTACAAGTGCATGAAAGCTAATGCAAGCTGTAAAATGAGACCTTAAGGTCAAGTGACACCAAAGGTATGTAAAGGGACAGCGAACATTCTAGAGTTGCTGGCTCCACGTTACTAACTGCCAATAACATGCCACACATCCTCCGGCATGCCCCCTGGAATCCTGCTGCAGGTGGCAGGGTCTGCTGCCAACCACTCTGTTCCCACGGGGGTCAGATTAATGCACTAAAGCTGCCACTGCACAACAACATCCATGTGACCAACAGGACAGTTTTTTCCATCCTGCAAACTCAGCGTTACTGAAAGGTCAGCCATCATACAAACTCCCATGTTCTTGTGCAGTTAAATGAAGCAGATGATACACTACCCAATAACTGCACAGGTATTCAAATTACAGTTAAAATATACATTCCATACAAATACACTCACCTATGCTCATTATTAAAGGGGGCATCATGGTTTAGAGGTGGACACGGCACTGCAAAAGGCGGGGTCTGGCTGTGTAGTGGGAGTGCCCTCTGATTGTGGGTAGAGTTGCTTACAGCGGGCTGTCCATGAAGGGGCCTCTGGCCTAATGTGGGGTTAGGAACTGGGGGAGGAGTCTGTTCATGCATTGAGTGTGTCCCCGGAgtgttggtggagctgcatgGTGAGACAGGCGTTGAGGGAGGAGTCAATGGCTTGAACCCAGCTGAGGGTTTCCTTTCATAGGCACttaaaaagacacaaaaaaagaggaaataaTCAATCACAAAACTAATCTGCAACTATCTGCATGCTGTTCaattcagcacacacacacacacacacacacacacacacacacacacacacacacacacacacacacacacacacacacacacacacacacacacacacacacacacacacacacacacacacacaca
The genomic region above belongs to Salminus brasiliensis chromosome 8, fSalBra1.hap2, whole genome shotgun sequence and contains:
- the etv5a gene encoding ETS translocation variant 5a isoform X1; the encoded protein is MDGFYDQQVPFMVPPNQKSPRVDESCNRAATDRKRKFVDSELAQDTEELFQDLSQLQEIWIAEAQVPDDEQFVPDFQSDSLMFHGPPPAKIKRELSPSKELSPCSQDRSPMPYGEKCLYNYSAYERKPSAGFKPLTPPSTPVSPCSSTNTPGTHSMHEQTPPPVPNPTLGQRPLHGQPAVSNSTHNQRALPLHSQTPPFAVPCPPLNHDAPFNNEHRFQRQLSEPCLPFPPSETQGRPNFIHQAQSTSSRDGRPPYHRQMSEPLVPVHPQGFKQELLDPRYAEQGVPNMGPLQAAFHPMAIKQEPRDFCFDSEVPNCQSSFGRAASFYQNHESFSFDRDQHLYYDDTCVVPERLEGKVKQEPSVYRDGPPYQRRGSLQLWQFLVTLLDDPANGHFIAWTGRGMEFKLIEPEEVARRWGIQKNRPAMNYDKLSRSLRYYYEKGIMQKVAGERYVYKFVCDPEALFSMAFPDNQRPNLKVDPDGLPGVDDDTLPLTHYDEGAPYLVDAGEQSVTGMPFPDGYVY
- the etv5a gene encoding ETS translocation variant 5a isoform X2 produces the protein MDGFYDQQVPFMVPPNKSPRVDESCNRAATDRKRKFVDSELAQDTEELFQDLSQLQEIWIAEAQVPDDEQFVPDFQSDSLMFHGPPPAKIKRELSPSKELSPCSQDRSPMPYGEKCLYNYSAYERKPSAGFKPLTPPSTPVSPCSSTNTPGTHSMHEQTPPPVPNPTLGQRPLHGQPAVSNSTHNQRALPLHSQTPPFAVPCPPLNHDAPFNNEHRFQRQLSEPCLPFPPSETQGRPNFIHQAQSTSSRDGRPPYHRQMSEPLVPVHPQGFKQELLDPRYAEQGVPNMGPLQAAFHPMAIKQEPRDFCFDSEVPNCQSSFGRAASFYQNHESFSFDRDQHLYYDDTCVVPERLEGKVKQEPSVYRDGPPYQRRGSLQLWQFLVTLLDDPANGHFIAWTGRGMEFKLIEPEEVARRWGIQKNRPAMNYDKLSRSLRYYYEKGIMQKVAGERYVYKFVCDPEALFSMAFPDNQRPNLKVDPDGLPGVDDDTLPLTHYDEGAPYLVDAGEQSVTGMPFPDGYVY